A genomic stretch from Salarias fasciatus chromosome 18, fSalaFa1.1, whole genome shotgun sequence includes:
- the retreg1 gene encoding reticulophagy regulator 1 isoform X1, protein MPGIRDAGAAGCGEAAGRPGGGEGTGSLVSWRRRPCRTSALFAAANAVWWFVASGSLRIYSLLSILMALLVVTATAREIIRSRSAAGLNLWRSMTTSWEIIDSGQSGRSGPGLQLSDSLRVFLQETSAFKQQNPGKFCLLVCSLCTFFAVLGRYIPGIVISYVLVLSVFLWPLVSSHEVGLWLKPVLQKLDFGIGGFLQKVRENHERRIIQSQMEKEGIESDLSSMFPKLDSAACKEMSVSDTEVSDVTWTDNGTFNLSEGHTPQTENSDDLDREEVFAGGLPEFPSLDNGATTNGDDDDDDLSLGLPPPPPQPQKPAAHRAPPADRALELVNQMAGDVITAAVTAAIQERIEAAVGLAAPSGVPGAAGLLELAEESDSEAEDFELLDQSELEQLEGELGLGGDTGKGKDAQSDKPGSSGFFSKLLRRH, encoded by the exons ATGCCGGGGATCCGGGACGCAGGAGCCGCGGGCTGCGGGGAGGCGGCCGGCCGCCCGGGCGGCGGGGAGGGGACGGGGAGCCTGGTCAGCTGGAGGCGGAGGCCGTGCAGGACTTCAGCGCTGTTCGCTGCAGCCAACGCCGTGTGGTG gtttGTTGCCTCCGGCTCTCTTCGGATCTACAGCCTCCTGTCCATCCTGATGGCTCTGCTGGTCGTCACTGCCACTGCCAGAGAAATCATTCGGTCCAGATCAGCAG CAGGACTGAATTTATGGCGCAGCATGACAACAAG ctggGAGATCATTGACTCGGGCCAGAGCGGCCGGTCTGGTCCTGGACTTCAGCTCAGCGACTCCCTCAGAGTTTTCCTGCAGGAGACGTCGGCTTTTAAACAGCAAAACCCCGGAAAG TTTTGCTTGCTGGTTTGCAGTTTGTGCACTTTCTTCGCCGTCTTGGGACGCTACATTCCAGGGATCGTTATCTCGTATGTTTTAG TGCTCAGCGTCTTCCTGTGGCCTTTGGTATCCTCCCATGAGGTTGGTTTGTGGCTGAAGCCAGTTCTGCAGAAGCTGGACTTTGGCATCGGAGGTTTCCTTCAGAAGGTCAGAGAGAACCACG aGAGGAGAATCATTCAGTCTCAGATGGAGAAAGAGGGCATCGAGTCAGACCTCTCCTCCATGTTCCCCAAG CTCGACTCTGCGGCGTGTAAAGAGATGTCGGTGTCCGACACGGAGGTGTCTGACGTGACGTGGACGGACAACGGGACGTTCAACCTGTCGGAGGGACACACGCCGCAGACGGAGAACTCCGACG ACCTGGACAGAGAAGAGGTCTTTGCCGGCGGCCTCCCAGAGTTCCCTTCTCTTGACAACGGCGCGACGACCAACGgcgatgacgacgacgacgacctCAGCCtcggccttcctcctcctcctcctcagccccaGAAGCCGGCCGCGCACAGAGCCCCGCCCGCCGACAGAGCCCTGGAGCTGGTGAACCAGATGGCGGGCGACGTCATCACCGCCGCCGTCACCGCCGCCATCCAGGAGAGGATAGAGGCGGCGGTGGGCTTGGCGGCGCCGAGCGGCGTGCCGGGGGCGGccgggctgctggagctggccgAGGAGTCCGACAGCGAGGCGGAGGACTTCGAGCTGCTGGACCAGTCGGAgttggaacagctggagggggagctGGGGCTGGGAGGAGACACAGGCAAGGGGAAGGACGCCCAGAGCGACAAGCCGGGGTCGTCGGGGTTCTTCTCCAAACTCCTCAGACGCCACTGA
- the retreg1 gene encoding reticulophagy regulator 1 isoform X2, whose protein sequence is MPGIRDAGAAGCGEAAGRPGGGEGTGSLVSWRRRPCRTSALFAAANAVWWFVASGSLRIYSLLSILMALLVVTATAREIIRSRSAGLNLWRSMTTSWEIIDSGQSGRSGPGLQLSDSLRVFLQETSAFKQQNPGKFCLLVCSLCTFFAVLGRYIPGIVISYVLVLSVFLWPLVSSHEVGLWLKPVLQKLDFGIGGFLQKVRENHERRIIQSQMEKEGIESDLSSMFPKLDSAACKEMSVSDTEVSDVTWTDNGTFNLSEGHTPQTENSDDLDREEVFAGGLPEFPSLDNGATTNGDDDDDDLSLGLPPPPPQPQKPAAHRAPPADRALELVNQMAGDVITAAVTAAIQERIEAAVGLAAPSGVPGAAGLLELAEESDSEAEDFELLDQSELEQLEGELGLGGDTGKGKDAQSDKPGSSGFFSKLLRRH, encoded by the exons ATGCCGGGGATCCGGGACGCAGGAGCCGCGGGCTGCGGGGAGGCGGCCGGCCGCCCGGGCGGCGGGGAGGGGACGGGGAGCCTGGTCAGCTGGAGGCGGAGGCCGTGCAGGACTTCAGCGCTGTTCGCTGCAGCCAACGCCGTGTGGTG gtttGTTGCCTCCGGCTCTCTTCGGATCTACAGCCTCCTGTCCATCCTGATGGCTCTGCTGGTCGTCACTGCCACTGCCAGAGAAATCATTCGGTCCAGATCAGCAG GACTGAATTTATGGCGCAGCATGACAACAAG ctggGAGATCATTGACTCGGGCCAGAGCGGCCGGTCTGGTCCTGGACTTCAGCTCAGCGACTCCCTCAGAGTTTTCCTGCAGGAGACGTCGGCTTTTAAACAGCAAAACCCCGGAAAG TTTTGCTTGCTGGTTTGCAGTTTGTGCACTTTCTTCGCCGTCTTGGGACGCTACATTCCAGGGATCGTTATCTCGTATGTTTTAG TGCTCAGCGTCTTCCTGTGGCCTTTGGTATCCTCCCATGAGGTTGGTTTGTGGCTGAAGCCAGTTCTGCAGAAGCTGGACTTTGGCATCGGAGGTTTCCTTCAGAAGGTCAGAGAGAACCACG aGAGGAGAATCATTCAGTCTCAGATGGAGAAAGAGGGCATCGAGTCAGACCTCTCCTCCATGTTCCCCAAG CTCGACTCTGCGGCGTGTAAAGAGATGTCGGTGTCCGACACGGAGGTGTCTGACGTGACGTGGACGGACAACGGGACGTTCAACCTGTCGGAGGGACACACGCCGCAGACGGAGAACTCCGACG ACCTGGACAGAGAAGAGGTCTTTGCCGGCGGCCTCCCAGAGTTCCCTTCTCTTGACAACGGCGCGACGACCAACGgcgatgacgacgacgacgacctCAGCCtcggccttcctcctcctcctcctcagccccaGAAGCCGGCCGCGCACAGAGCCCCGCCCGCCGACAGAGCCCTGGAGCTGGTGAACCAGATGGCGGGCGACGTCATCACCGCCGCCGTCACCGCCGCCATCCAGGAGAGGATAGAGGCGGCGGTGGGCTTGGCGGCGCCGAGCGGCGTGCCGGGGGCGGccgggctgctggagctggccgAGGAGTCCGACAGCGAGGCGGAGGACTTCGAGCTGCTGGACCAGTCGGAgttggaacagctggagggggagctGGGGCTGGGAGGAGACACAGGCAAGGGGAAGGACGCCCAGAGCGACAAGCCGGGGTCGTCGGGGTTCTTCTCCAAACTCCTCAGACGCCACTGA
- the retreg1 gene encoding reticulophagy regulator 1 isoform X3 gives MSPEDHGAGLSWEIIDSGQSGRSGPGLQLSDSLRVFLQETSAFKQQNPGKFCLLVCSLCTFFAVLGRYIPGIVISYVLVLSVFLWPLVSSHEVGLWLKPVLQKLDFGIGGFLQKVRENHERRIIQSQMEKEGIESDLSSMFPKLDSAACKEMSVSDTEVSDVTWTDNGTFNLSEGHTPQTENSDDLDREEVFAGGLPEFPSLDNGATTNGDDDDDDLSLGLPPPPPQPQKPAAHRAPPADRALELVNQMAGDVITAAVTAAIQERIEAAVGLAAPSGVPGAAGLLELAEESDSEAEDFELLDQSELEQLEGELGLGGDTGKGKDAQSDKPGSSGFFSKLLRRH, from the exons ATGTCACCTGAAGATCATGGGGCAGGACTGAG ctggGAGATCATTGACTCGGGCCAGAGCGGCCGGTCTGGTCCTGGACTTCAGCTCAGCGACTCCCTCAGAGTTTTCCTGCAGGAGACGTCGGCTTTTAAACAGCAAAACCCCGGAAAG TTTTGCTTGCTGGTTTGCAGTTTGTGCACTTTCTTCGCCGTCTTGGGACGCTACATTCCAGGGATCGTTATCTCGTATGTTTTAG TGCTCAGCGTCTTCCTGTGGCCTTTGGTATCCTCCCATGAGGTTGGTTTGTGGCTGAAGCCAGTTCTGCAGAAGCTGGACTTTGGCATCGGAGGTTTCCTTCAGAAGGTCAGAGAGAACCACG aGAGGAGAATCATTCAGTCTCAGATGGAGAAAGAGGGCATCGAGTCAGACCTCTCCTCCATGTTCCCCAAG CTCGACTCTGCGGCGTGTAAAGAGATGTCGGTGTCCGACACGGAGGTGTCTGACGTGACGTGGACGGACAACGGGACGTTCAACCTGTCGGAGGGACACACGCCGCAGACGGAGAACTCCGACG ACCTGGACAGAGAAGAGGTCTTTGCCGGCGGCCTCCCAGAGTTCCCTTCTCTTGACAACGGCGCGACGACCAACGgcgatgacgacgacgacgacctCAGCCtcggccttcctcctcctcctcctcagccccaGAAGCCGGCCGCGCACAGAGCCCCGCCCGCCGACAGAGCCCTGGAGCTGGTGAACCAGATGGCGGGCGACGTCATCACCGCCGCCGTCACCGCCGCCATCCAGGAGAGGATAGAGGCGGCGGTGGGCTTGGCGGCGCCGAGCGGCGTGCCGGGGGCGGccgggctgctggagctggccgAGGAGTCCGACAGCGAGGCGGAGGACTTCGAGCTGCTGGACCAGTCGGAgttggaacagctggagggggagctGGGGCTGGGAGGAGACACAGGCAAGGGGAAGGACGCCCAGAGCGACAAGCCGGGGTCGTCGGGGTTCTTCTCCAAACTCCTCAGACGCCACTGA